Proteins encoded in a region of the Sander lucioperca isolate FBNREF2018 chromosome 4, SLUC_FBN_1.2, whole genome shotgun sequence genome:
- the LOC116051742 gene encoding uncharacterized protein LOC116051742 isoform X1 gives MPSHVMLSYQWDDQALVKKIYNRLKEDGLPVWMDIEGGVTGNINDSMAAGVEEACVICPFMTPAYQASRSCKKELNYADSREVMIVPVMLANDWEASEWLGLITAGLLWVDFRNAENDEEHFEMCLRSLEEEIVFNAGHLLEVEEPAREEVDLPEPSKPRLKKKPGRGFRHALSDLYIHDLGEQDEQPTGDTRNTVELNETLGDQCYWVEIKGDGCKYYRNAVTDRYLGFDPSSEQVLSAASPSVSEEWLLLVDQTDQSYQRAVVIKNKHSGRFLAVQNGHFIGLMSYNEDCKWFLE, from the exons ATGCCATCTCATGTTATGCTCTCCTACCAGTGGGATGACCAGGCTCTGGTGAAAAAGATATACAACCGCCTTAAAGAGGATGGTCTGCCAGTGTGGATGGATATCGAAGGAGGGGTGACAGGGAACATAAACGACTC gatgGCTGCAGGTGTGGAGGAGGCTTGTGTGATTTGTCCGTTCATGACTCCAGCTTACCAGGCGTCCCGCAGCTGTAAGAAAGAGCTCAACTATGCAGACAGCAGGGAGGTCATGATCGTGCCGGTGATGCTGGCCAACGACTGGGAGGCCAGTGAGTGGCTGGGGCTGATCACTGCAGGCCTGCTGTGGGTGGACTTCAG aaatgcagagaatgatGAGGAGCACTTTGAGATGTGTCTCAGGTCTCTGGAGGAGGAGATCGTGTTTAACGCCGGTCACCTCCTGGAAGTTGAAGAACCTGCAAGAGAGGAGGTGGATCTGCCAGAACCATCAAAACCCCGTCTGAAGAAGAAACCAGGACGAGGGTTTCGCCATGCGCTCTCAGACCTCTACATCCATGACTTAG GTGAGCAAGATGAGCAGCCAACCGGTGACACCAGAAACACAGTGGAGCTCAATGAGACACTTGGAGATCAATGTTACTGGGTGGAGATTAAGGGTGACGGCTGTAAGTACTACAGGAACGCGGTCACCGACAGATACCTGG GGTTTGACCCCAGCAGTGAGCAGGTCCTCTCTGCGGCCAGTCCGTCTGTGTCTGAAGAGTGGCTGCTGTTGGTGGATCAGACGGACCAGAGCTATCAGAGAGCCGTCGTCATCAAGAACAAACACTCGGGGAGGTTCCTGGCAGTCCAAAATGGCCACTTCATTGGACTAATGTCGTACAATGAAGACTGCAAATGGTTTTTAGAATAA
- the LOC116051742 gene encoding uncharacterized protein LOC116051742 isoform X2 has product MPSHVMLSYQWDDQALVKKIYNRLKEDGLPVWMDIEGGVTGNINDSMAAGVEEACVICPFMTPAYQASRSCKKELNYADSREVMIVPVMLANDWEASEWLGLITAGLLWVDFRNAENDEEHFEMCLRSLEEEIVFNAGHLLEVEEPAREEVDLPEPSKPRLKKKPGRGFRHALSDLYIHDLDEQPTGDTRNTVELNETLGDQCYWVEIKGDGCKYYRNAVTDRYLGFDPSSEQVLSAASPSVSEEWLLLVDQTDQSYQRAVVIKNKHSGRFLAVQNGHFIGLMSYNEDCKWFLE; this is encoded by the exons ATGCCATCTCATGTTATGCTCTCCTACCAGTGGGATGACCAGGCTCTGGTGAAAAAGATATACAACCGCCTTAAAGAGGATGGTCTGCCAGTGTGGATGGATATCGAAGGAGGGGTGACAGGGAACATAAACGACTC gatgGCTGCAGGTGTGGAGGAGGCTTGTGTGATTTGTCCGTTCATGACTCCAGCTTACCAGGCGTCCCGCAGCTGTAAGAAAGAGCTCAACTATGCAGACAGCAGGGAGGTCATGATCGTGCCGGTGATGCTGGCCAACGACTGGGAGGCCAGTGAGTGGCTGGGGCTGATCACTGCAGGCCTGCTGTGGGTGGACTTCAG aaatgcagagaatgatGAGGAGCACTTTGAGATGTGTCTCAGGTCTCTGGAGGAGGAGATCGTGTTTAACGCCGGTCACCTCCTGGAAGTTGAAGAACCTGCAAGAGAGGAGGTGGATCTGCCAGAACCATCAAAACCCCGTCTGAAGAAGAAACCAGGACGAGGGTTTCGCCATGCGCTCTCAGACCTCTACATCCATGACTTAG ATGAGCAGCCAACCGGTGACACCAGAAACACAGTGGAGCTCAATGAGACACTTGGAGATCAATGTTACTGGGTGGAGATTAAGGGTGACGGCTGTAAGTACTACAGGAACGCGGTCACCGACAGATACCTGG GGTTTGACCCCAGCAGTGAGCAGGTCCTCTCTGCGGCCAGTCCGTCTGTGTCTGAAGAGTGGCTGCTGTTGGTGGATCAGACGGACCAGAGCTATCAGAGAGCCGTCGTCATCAAGAACAAACACTCGGGGAGGTTCCTGGCAGTCCAAAATGGCCACTTCATTGGACTAATGTCGTACAATGAAGACTGCAAATGGTTTTTAGAATAA
- the LOC116051742 gene encoding uncharacterized protein LOC116051742 isoform X3, with protein sequence MDIEGGVTGNINDSMAAGVEEACVICPFMTPAYQASRSCKKELNYADSREVMIVPVMLANDWEASEWLGLITAGLLWVDFRNAENDEEHFEMCLRSLEEEIVFNAGHLLEVEEPAREEVDLPEPSKPRLKKKPGRGFRHALSDLYIHDLGEQDEQPTGDTRNTVELNETLGDQCYWVEIKGDGCKYYRNAVTDRYLGFDPSSEQVLSAASPSVSEEWLLLVDQTDQSYQRAVVIKNKHSGRFLAVQNGHFIGLMSYNEDCKWFLE encoded by the exons ATGGATATCGAAGGAGGGGTGACAGGGAACATAAACGACTC gatgGCTGCAGGTGTGGAGGAGGCTTGTGTGATTTGTCCGTTCATGACTCCAGCTTACCAGGCGTCCCGCAGCTGTAAGAAAGAGCTCAACTATGCAGACAGCAGGGAGGTCATGATCGTGCCGGTGATGCTGGCCAACGACTGGGAGGCCAGTGAGTGGCTGGGGCTGATCACTGCAGGCCTGCTGTGGGTGGACTTCAG aaatgcagagaatgatGAGGAGCACTTTGAGATGTGTCTCAGGTCTCTGGAGGAGGAGATCGTGTTTAACGCCGGTCACCTCCTGGAAGTTGAAGAACCTGCAAGAGAGGAGGTGGATCTGCCAGAACCATCAAAACCCCGTCTGAAGAAGAAACCAGGACGAGGGTTTCGCCATGCGCTCTCAGACCTCTACATCCATGACTTAG GTGAGCAAGATGAGCAGCCAACCGGTGACACCAGAAACACAGTGGAGCTCAATGAGACACTTGGAGATCAATGTTACTGGGTGGAGATTAAGGGTGACGGCTGTAAGTACTACAGGAACGCGGTCACCGACAGATACCTGG GGTTTGACCCCAGCAGTGAGCAGGTCCTCTCTGCGGCCAGTCCGTCTGTGTCTGAAGAGTGGCTGCTGTTGGTGGATCAGACGGACCAGAGCTATCAGAGAGCCGTCGTCATCAAGAACAAACACTCGGGGAGGTTCCTGGCAGTCCAAAATGGCCACTTCATTGGACTAATGTCGTACAATGAAGACTGCAAATGGTTTTTAGAATAA
- the plrg1 gene encoding pleiotropic regulator 1 yields MAEDVQKHSVHTLVFRSLKRTHDMFVSDHAKSVAQDEESHKLKMSVKMTADYNAVLHMPVLKEGKDRMALPSSMLGHQSYTQPGDDPDYLITGTHAYPSGPGVALTADTTMHRNPSEGGIHSMALALPPSQARLDVSRTAASVGDIHRHAGGAERSHPPSTAVSLLEGGGTRNSTLARKAPTMPKPQWHPPWKLFRVISGHLGWVRSIAVEPGNQWFVTGSADRTIKIWDLASGKLKLSLTGHISTVRGVAVSNRSPYLFSCGEDKQVKCWDLEYNKVIRHYHGHLSAVYDIDLHPTIDVLVTCSRDATARVWDIRTKANVHTLTGHTNTVATVRCQAAEPQVITGSHDSTIRLWDLIAGKTRATLTNHKKSVRTLALHPRQYTFASGSADNIKQWMFPDGNFIQNLSGHNAIINTLAVNSDGVLVSGADNGTIHLWDWRTGYNFQRIHAAVQPGSLDSESGIFACMFDNSESRLITAEADKTIKVYKEDDTATEETHPVNWKPEILKRKRF; encoded by the exons ATGGCCGAG GATGTCCAGAAGCACTCAGTCCACACTTTGGTCTTCAGGTCTCTTAAAAGGACGCATGATATGTTTGTGTCCGACCATGCGAAATCCGTCGCACAGGATGAGGAAAG CCACAAGTTGAAGATGAGTGTGAAAATGACAGCGGATTATAATGCAGTTTTACACATGCCTGTCCTGAAGGAAGGGAAAGACCGAATGGCTCTTCCTAGCAGTATGCTAGGCCACCAGAGCTACACACAGCCAG GGGATGACCCAGACTACCTGATCACCGGGACACATGCTTATCCCTCTGGACCTG GAGTAGCTTTGACTGCTGACACTACGATGCACAGGAATCCAAGTGAGGGAGGAATCCACTCCATGGCGCTGGCTTTGCCACCCTCACAAGCCag GCTGGATGTAAGCCGCACTGCTGCCAGTGTCGGTGACATCCATCGACATGCAGGAGGAGCGGAGAGATCTCACCCTCCATCGACTGCTGTG tcACTCTTGGAGGGAGGCGGCACCAGAAATTCTACACTCGCCAGGAAAGCGCCAACCATGCCTAAACCCCAGTGGCATCCACCATGGAAACTGTTCCGG GTCATCAGTGGTCACCTCGGCTGGGTGAGGTCCATCGCCGTGGAGCCAGGGAATCAGTGGTTTGTCACCGGGTCTGCTGATAGAACCATAAAG ATCTGGGACCTGGCCAGTGGGAAACTGAAACTCTCCCTGACTGGACACATCAGTACAGTGCGTGGGGTGGCGGTCAGCAACCGAAGCCCCTACCTGTTCTCCTGTGGAGAGGACAAGCAAGTCAAGTGTTGGGATCTGGAGTACAACAAG GTCATCAGACACTACCACGGACACCTCAGTGCCGTGTATGATATAGACCTACATCCGACTATTGACGTGCTGGTGACATGCAGCAGAGATGCCACAGCAAGG GTGTGGGACATCAGGACAAAAGCTAACGTACACACACTAACTGGCCACACCAACACTGTGGCCACAGTGAGATGCCAGGCGGCAGAACCACAAGTCATCACTG GCAGCCACGATTCAACCATCAGGCTGTGGGATCTGATTGCTGGAAAAACCAGAGCAACTCTGACCAACCACAAGAAGTCTGTCCGAACGTTGGCGCTGCACCCCAGACA ATACACGTTTGCCTCTGGTTCTGCTGATAACATCAAGCAGTGGATGTTCCCAGATGGCAACTTCATCCAGAACCTGTCGGGCCACAATGCCATCATCAACACTCTTGCCGTTAACTCTGATGGCGTGTTGGTGTCTGGAG CCGACAATGGAACCATCCACTTGTGGGACTGGAGGACAGGCTACAACTTCCAGCGGATTCATGCAGCTGTGCAGCCTGGATCTCTGGACAGCGAGTCGGGAATCTTTGCCTGCATGTTCGACAACTCAGAAAGCCGACTGATCACCGCCGAGGCTGACAAGACCATTAAAGTATACAAAGAGGACGACACGGCT ACAGAAGAAACCCATCCAGTCAACTGGAAACCAGAAATCCTCAAGAGAAAAAGATTctaa